The Cryptomeria japonica chromosome 6, Sugi_1.0, whole genome shotgun sequence genomic interval ATTATGAGTAAATTTAGTGAAATAAGAAATGAGAAAAGATGTTGTACCAATGTTTCACCACGTTTTCCCTTTGCCTAGTTGAACCGGCGAACAGATTTAAAAGGACATGCTTGATTCATGCTTCAACTATGGATTCTTTGAATAGGCGAACAGATCTGGAAAAGCGTGCTTGATTCATGACATTTACAAATTGATTTTATATTTCGTCAACAGATTTTTCGAGAGACAGTCAAGATGAGTAGGCAAATTGTTTGAGGGTTTACTTTATTTAGATAGCTTCCCCATATTTTTCAAATTCTAACTGCAATTATGATAACTGAAGTTACAGGTTGAAAGTAATTATAAATAGTTGTTCTCATTCTCATTTGTGAAGCACATTGCATTTTGATTCAATCCATACATTGTGAACTTCTGCTTGCTTCTCAATGGCTCCTCCACTTACAGTTGCAATTCCCCAGGTTTCTGAACAAGAAGCCCAAATGGATAAGCTAAAACTGTATGACATAATGCTCGGCTCAGCTAAGCCCATGGCTGTGAGAGCTGCTGTTTTGCTGAATATTCCGGACATAATTGCTGAGGCTTCAGGCTCTCTTACCGTAGAAGAAATTGCTGCTCATATTTCAGAGTCCACCAAAGAAGAAAGCCCCCCTCCCATAGAATATCTGTTTCGTCTTCTGAGATTTCTAGCCTCCCAGGAAGTGTTTATTGAGATCCCACACCAGGAGGACTTCAGGCAAACTAGATATGGCCTCACAGGCGTTTCTGGATTACTTGTTAAGGAAACAAGAAAAGGAGGTGTATCCGTGCAAAACTATGTTCCTTGGTTGTTGGCATTCAACAATCATAGTAGCCTCCAGGGATGGCTGCATCTGCATGAGTCTGTGTTAGAAGGCAGCAGCGCCTTCAGTAAGGCTTTTGGTATGAGTTATTGGGACTACGTTGCAAACAATCCTGAAGCCAACAAGACATTGAACGAGGCCATGTCCTGTGACACTCGTGCTGTCATGTCTAGTGTTGTCAAGATTTATGAGGAGGGATTTAAGAAGATTGATTCTTTGGTCGATGTTGGGGGAGGCTTAATTAGTCTTAGGTCTGTTTAGTTTCGTTTAAAAGAAAAAGATTGGGTTCACAATGATGCCATCAGTTTACTGATTAGTACATATAATTATGAATaattattgtttattaatataatattttgtgCATCAAAATGATAGTAAGCTAATATGGtgtttttcttttaaattataGGAGTTCAACATCTGATTGTAAGCTAATATGGGTTGGTTTTTAACATTGTAGGAGTACAACATGTGAGTGGCGATATGTTTGAGCATATTCCATCAGCTGATGCAATCTTTATCAAGGTATATAATCTTAGGTTATATTTGCGCCAACTTTAAAATTTTAAAGAGTAacttaaattgaattgaaaattttattGCAGTCAGTTTTGCATGATTGGAGTGATGATGATTGTGTAAGAGTGTTGAGAAGGTGCTATGAGGCTATACCAGAAAATGGAAAAGTTATAATCGTTGATGCCCTTATTGCTGAAGGAAAAAAAGATGAAGATAACAAAGAAAATCTTCTAAGGGGAGTGGGACTGGCATTTGATATGGAAATGATGCTATTGAGTACTGGTGGAAAGGAGCGAACAGAGATGCAATTTAAACAAATTCTTACCAAAGCGGGTTTCAAAAGCTACACCATCTTCAAATTACCATCTTTTCAAAACATTATTGAGGTTTCCAAGTTCTGAATCAATTGAGTGTTTGTTCAATAGTCACATTATTAGTGATGTATTAGATGCTCCATGTATGTTGAGAGTACTTGGTTAtagataatatataaataaattactATCATCACTTAAAGGAATGATAAATGCATCATTCTTTTAGGGGAGATATAATTATGAGTTCCTAGAGCTCTTTGGATTGGTTTAGTTTCAAACCACCTCGAGTTAGTTGATCTTTTGTTGTTCTTTCCCTTCATCAATTGTGATCATGTGAGTGTTGTGGGTTGCTTCTAGCCCATGGGTTGTTTGTTCTATGGTAGTCATCGTAGTTATACTTTTTATTAGTTTCTTATAAGGTTTGGGGTCCTTTCAAAACCTACCTTTTATCTTCTGCAAAAAAAGGGTTTTTAATTATAAATACATATAGTCCCATGTGTTATTATATTCATActcaacttttttattttttttatggaaAACTCATCATGATAATATTTATCACACAAAGAGTGATACAACAATAGTGTGTTTTACTTTGTTGCTTAAATGAAATATTCTACTTACCATTTTAAActaaatttttaatttcatcacTCATATCAAGTGAATTGATAATTTTTTGAAGATGATGTGGACCAATAAATTTTaagttatatatatgtgtatatatattttttatgtctACAAGAATTACCAGGGGACCACACTTGTTATCTTTAAACAAAAAGTAGTTATTAAACCACAACTGAAACTAAATCAAGAGTTTCGTAGCTACGTAAGATACATCATGAGAGAGGAAAATTCGTACATCTATTGAACTTGAATGGGAGAAAAAAAATTTCCATGTTGTCTTGTAAACTTACCATAAGTTCCCAAGAACTTTTGGTCAAGCCCTTTCCTACACACATCAACGCCTTAGATGGCATATATATGATCCTCTTCACAACCACAACATCAAAGATCCCTGCAATGAGTAAATAACCATAGTATCATCTGGAATCTTGTGTGAATAACCAGAAATAGATTTAAATGCAAATAAAAACTCTATtgttgtttatttattattttagagCTACTCACATATATAGGGAAGGAAATTCTGAAGCGGACAGGCTAGCAAAAAATGTTAGCAATAATAATTAAAACTATGTACAAAGGGTTAACTCATCAGTAAATGTTCTCCATCCCTATTTCTCTTGATTAGTAGAAGGAatggattttaatttaaatatggtAATTATTGAGTTGATTGTTAAACTTGGAaatgaggaatttaaaattgaggcaTATCATTAAATGAGATGGGACTCCAAGTTAAGAGGGTTGAAGTGCTTTCAATTACGGGAGGGCAATTATAAGGAAGCAATATGTCTAAGGGAAAAAATGGCTAAAGCATTAAATGGAAAATATTTTCAAAGGAAGAAAGAAGTGGAGCTAATTTAGTCAAATAAAGATAAAATTTTATCCAAAACACCCACCTAATGAAGTGGCTCCTTGGGAAGCGATCAACCAACTACTAATGGAAAATTATGGGTGGATAGAATTGCATTTCCAAGTAATGCAAAATAATGGGAGTTTAAGCCAGACTTGGAGACTAATCAAATCTAGGAGGGGATTGGGAAAGGTGACGAAGTTTCGAGAAGGTGAGATATTTCTAAATATAAAGATCTCTTCATAGATTGTATTTATCAGTTTGATGGAGACCCCATTCCATCTGACTGCCAGGAAAAGGAAAATGGTTTTTCTAGGGAGGATCACAAATAAAAGGTTGAGTTCCATTCTAAGATATGAGCATCCTTTAGTAGTCTATGTGATCAAATCAGTTCTGGGTGGGGATTTCATAATGGCAAATCATAGATATCGAGTTAACACGGACATATCATCAATGTTTTTGGCGTTAGCGTTGGACAAAAGGCAAAGCAAGGAAATGGATAGGAATTTCATCAAGGCTATTTTCAAATCTCAATTCCTAGGCAACATGGAAGATATTCTGAGGAATTATGAGAATATTTGGATTCCTCTTCTCAAGGTTTTTGACAAAAAGGGAGAGGATATCCAAAAACTGCCAATCATTCTTCTGGATGATGAACCGAAATATTAGGACTATATGGAGAAAGCAATGAGGAATCTAAATTTCCTTCTAAATTGGACAAATGTGGTGGTGAATCCAGAGCCGAACTGGATAGCAAAGTTCATGGAGATGGAAGTTCTGGAGATGCAAAGTCAtggaaactgtagacacctaaaaatgtctcattgatcatgtactaattattcatctagttcattaaataattctttaattatttgattaagttaattaatctcattcttccaattcttcatattTATTCATCATCATCCTAATTACTCAATTTCTATTCAATCCAAATCAATTTAATcacttaacccttttctaaatattaatcagatatttattattttattaattgtgatttaatacatttaattaaataatctttattatttgattaaattcaatttctactagttgaatagtttctttaaattatttaattaactaattcattcttcaatttcaaaatccaattccccaaattctaatttcatttaatttcgttaattcttcaaattcaaacttcttctaattcaaattcttccattttcaaatacATATGCATGATTTTAAAAATCAACTTGAAAATCAAAGTTTGTTGGAACACAACTCATCCAGCTATACTTATCTTCAAACAGTGGTCTCAGAATTGAAAAAATACTTGTCCTACAAATAGAGTTACTCAAAAAAAGTCCATCTTGAAAATTCAACAATACAACAAGGTCCAGAATTTTCAAAGCAGAAGCACCTTACATACTTGTGGCCATAGGTTTTCCTAGAGTCCTTATGTTTTGCATCAGTCTTTGCATTTTAGTCCTCATTTCTATCACATTAGAATCCTCATAATCTTTTCATATAATCATCATACAATCGTCGTAATCCTCACATAAAGTTATTGCATAGTCTTGCATAGTTCTTATAGATTCCCCATATACGTCATCATAATCTTCAGATATGTCCTtgcataatctttgcataagtcctttcaTAGTCGTAATAATATTTGCGTAAGTCCTTGCAGAGTCCTCATAATCCCATTTATATTGcttgcatagtcttcattctcATAAGGCATAcggtcaaatcattatctccattttgtattatcttcaaaattaggttgTTCCCAAGTCCAAGTCCAAAGTTTCATTGTCATTCTTTAGGATTTAATCTTGTCATTCCTTGATCCAATttgtcaaaaacaacaacaacatagATGCATTGCcattctttaggatttcatcttgtcattctttgatccaatttgtcaaaaacaacaaaaacatagatacATTGTCATTATTTAGGATTTCATCTTGTgattccttaatccaatttgtcaaaaaaaataaaaaacataggttccatttgtccattttcaaaattctcaagatccaaaaaaatagggttgcactttcatcccttagtttcattgcattccatccctaaacttcaaaattccaaaaaaatggcatatagtacaatggttgaaacaagctctcaaactGCTAGGAGACAACATTAAccttatcaaacttccaactttcgtgggaccatgtcattgcaactaaacaatcaatcatctcaatccaacatatacatgttctaaaacatgcatcaaacttatcaagaacaaacaagtgtcatacctatttcaccatcacttgaagagaaactagcttGAGAAATAAAGATCTTGAAACAAAAGGCTAAAAaaagtgaagagagtagatcccagatgtccaaactatttcaaaaattctcACACTGTAAATAAACATGAGAATCCAATTTCAACAGCAAACACATCCAACAAGGCAAGTCCAACAACCAATGCAACAAACGACACAACTCTCAACACCAAAAATTATacaaacaagtcaaccactaccaaggtCACACACAATTACACAATCAATTTTACCATCAGTCACATCACATTTCTGTGAATATTCTCCCatgtcttcaaatacaccaccaagggtgtcccaaatgaatgcaagtgtatttaaaaacatgtcaccctttggacatcaatcgaacatggtcaatgtctcacctatcatgcaacaaggtcatATGCCCATGCCTAGAAATGGCTCTTCCCATCAAGACTTTTCACCTTAActagcctccatatcttccaccatttcctcatacTGTGAAATCACACAAGATCagtccacaccatctttatccaataacgcaacctcccaagggatatccataatacaaatccaatctaatccaagtcgtGATGCTAGTTATTTCCATGCTTTAGAAATTCAAGATCCAGTGccaccatatggacactcttgcattcatATTTCTGGAGGAGACCTTCCATTTTTCACTTGATcagttctttagactattggtacttgtgccatctatatctttgGGTTCCAGATGTTTTCCttgtgtttgccatctgattcggattcaagtagtgtcattgagggcactcatgcagattcatgtcttcttgatctcAATCATCTTTTGTTTTAGAGGAGATTCTTAGTTCAGCATCACAACACTTAATCTACGATAGTGTGTTGGAGCTTCTGCATGCTTCAATGATTCTTCATGCtcgtcttttgttcctatcttttgcaacattattgtttggaggcttcttagtccttcacttgtgtttctcttcttggagaggagttttgttcccacggggttttctccatttctccactttacagatatttcattgtacttgggtacctcatcaggcgtTGTTATTGAGACCCATTTTCACTTTCATtcatctagtccttagtttttcttatcttctccctaacttcatcttaacggggggtgttagagtaaaaggtattagtttacttaattaattaaatcatattgatttaataattaagtcaacttttctctatttcacttaagctaaatttaggaagctttttagaggaattattattttaataattcctTCCTTTTATGCATGCATCCTTTAGGGTTGCATTAGATTTTTGAGATCTCCTATATTAAGGATTGATCTCATTGTAAAATTCATTCCCTTACACTGATTATTATTATTGTATATTCTTGTTCTAGGGTTTCAAAGCAACTTTTCTATTTTGCGTGAATCTttcattgttgtgacaggttatttgcatacaatTGTTCACTGGGTTGTGtgaggttgtatttctcaacttcaaCAATCATGTACCCAATCCTCTTACAAAAGGTTACGAAGAGAATCCTAAGATTTCATAAATAGCTAAACAATCATGTCCTACACTTAACAATATGACTCAGAAGTAGTTAAGTATATTGCCATGCACTAGAGGTTGTCGATAATTTGATTGTTGTTTTTACTCATTTTCAAGTTTTTATTCTAAAT includes:
- the LOC131051044 gene encoding (R,S)-reticuline 7-O-methyltransferase-like, whose product is MAPPLTVAIPQVSEQEAQMDKLKLYDIMLGSAKPMAVRAAVLLNIPDIIAEASGSLTVEEIAAHISESTKEESPPPIEYLFRLLRFLASQEVFIEIPHQEDFRQTRYGLTGVSGLLVKETRKGGVSVQNYVPWLLAFNNHSSLQGWLHLHESVLEGSSAFSKAFGMSYWDYVANNPEANKTLNEAMSCDTRAVMSSVVKIYEEGFKKIDSLVDVGGGLIRVQHVSGDMFEHIPSADAIFIKSVLHDWSDDDCVRVLRRCYEAIPENGKVIIVDALIAEGKKDEDNKENLLRGVGLAFDMEMMLLSTGGKERTEMQFKQILTKAGFKSYTIFKLPSFQNIIEVSKF